The Luteimonas sp. YGD11-2 genome has a window encoding:
- a CDS encoding DUF3488 and transglutaminase-like domain-containing protein — MAEGIATLPGLSPAAPAAVADRRNLPDAARAWSLAASFACQLPLLLQLPGWLGLAIGALAVAVAAISWKRRLPSLLRALLALAAVGLVLAGSGFSFGRDTGCALLAAMLAIKPVELFTWRDARSLLGFALFAPFATFLLDQGPLSLLLGLGGALVALAALWRLAELDAEVPTEPLPPARAVGRRLWRVGRLAMVGLPLALAAFWLFPRMASPLWGVPERAIAKPGLSGEMGPGDWLDLMGDDSPALRARFFGPVPDRTELYWRGPVLTDYDGRRWSRAEWAQGLPPAEVRHDGPVWDYELELEPTDRRFAVTLDLPLAEPEGTRLGHDHSTTSWRPLSSLRRWRLQSAPPVAYEAELRPMLRTMALRLPEAFNPRTIALARQWRAEAGDGMAADEALVQRFLDWVRSDFAYTLATGLPGRHAIDEFLFDEQEGFCEHYAGAFVVFMRAAGIPARVVTGYVGGYYNRFGDYWLVRREDAHAWAEVWLEGRGWVRADPTAAVAPERIYDTIANLSEDGGAARDALAGMWDVGDWMRRGWNDFVLGFDATRQRQLLSPLGIRDLEMQQLVVLFAALGGMALAWMLWLVGRSERERDPVLRAWHALGARYARHGFAPAPHEPASAWAARVLAARPHDAALATLSARFSDWRYAPHPAGPGAARALARDLHRHRPAETPR; from the coding sequence ATGGCTGAGGGCATCGCGACATTGCCGGGCCTGTCGCCTGCGGCTCCCGCCGCGGTGGCCGATCGACGCAACCTGCCCGACGCCGCCCGCGCGTGGTCCCTGGCGGCCTCGTTCGCGTGCCAGTTGCCGTTGCTGCTGCAGCTGCCGGGATGGCTGGGGCTGGCGATCGGCGCCCTCGCCGTCGCGGTGGCGGCGATCTCCTGGAAGCGCCGCCTGCCGTCGCTGCTGCGCGCGCTGCTGGCGCTGGCGGCGGTCGGCCTGGTGCTGGCCGGCAGCGGCTTTTCCTTCGGTCGCGACACCGGCTGCGCGCTGCTCGCCGCGATGCTGGCGATCAAGCCGGTGGAGCTGTTCACCTGGCGCGATGCGCGCAGCCTGCTGGGCTTCGCGCTGTTCGCGCCGTTCGCGACCTTCCTGCTCGACCAGGGGCCGCTGTCGCTGCTGCTCGGGCTGGGCGGGGCCCTGGTGGCGCTGGCCGCACTGTGGCGGCTGGCGGAACTCGACGCCGAGGTGCCCACCGAGCCGCTGCCGCCGGCACGGGCGGTGGGCCGGCGCCTGTGGCGGGTCGGGCGTCTGGCGATGGTCGGGCTTCCGCTGGCACTGGCGGCGTTCTGGCTGTTTCCGCGCATGGCCTCACCGCTGTGGGGCGTGCCGGAACGTGCGATCGCCAAGCCGGGGCTGTCGGGTGAGATGGGCCCGGGCGACTGGCTCGACCTGATGGGTGACGATTCACCGGCCCTGCGCGCGCGTTTCTTCGGCCCCGTTCCGGATCGCACCGAGCTCTACTGGCGCGGCCCGGTGCTCACCGATTACGACGGCCGCCGCTGGTCCCGGGCCGAATGGGCGCAGGGCCTGCCACCCGCGGAGGTGCGCCATGACGGCCCGGTATGGGACTACGAACTCGAACTCGAGCCCACCGACCGCCGCTTCGCCGTGACCCTGGACCTGCCGCTGGCCGAGCCCGAAGGCACCCGCCTCGGCCACGACCACAGCACCACGTCCTGGCGTCCGCTGAGTTCGTTGCGCCGCTGGCGGCTGCAGTCGGCGCCACCGGTTGCCTACGAGGCCGAACTGCGGCCGATGCTGCGCACGATGGCGCTGCGCCTGCCCGAGGCCTTCAACCCGCGCACCATCGCGCTGGCCCGGCAGTGGCGCGCCGAAGCCGGTGACGGCATGGCCGCCGACGAAGCGCTGGTGCAGCGCTTCCTCGACTGGGTACGCAGCGACTTCGCCTACACCCTGGCCACCGGCCTGCCCGGCCGCCATGCGATCGACGAATTCCTGTTCGACGAGCAGGAAGGCTTCTGCGAACACTACGCCGGAGCCTTCGTGGTGTTCATGCGTGCCGCGGGCATCCCCGCGCGGGTGGTGACCGGCTATGTCGGCGGCTACTACAACCGCTTCGGCGACTACTGGCTGGTGCGCCGCGAGGACGCCCACGCCTGGGCCGAGGTGTGGCTGGAAGGGCGCGGCTGGGTGCGCGCCGACCCCACCGCCGCGGTGGCCCCGGAGCGCATCTACGACACCATCGCCAACCTGTCCGAGGACGGCGGCGCCGCCCGCGACGCGCTGGCCGGGATGTGGGACGTCGGCGACTGGATGCGCCGGGGGTGGAACGACTTCGTGCTCGGCTTCGACGCCACCCGCCAGCGCCAGCTGCTGAGCCCGCTGGGCATCCGCGACCTCGAGATGCAGCAGCTGGTGGTGCTGTTCGCGGCGCTGGGCGGCATGGCACTGGCCTGGATGCTGTGGCTGGTCGGGCGCAGCGAGCGCGAACGCGACCCGGTGCTGCGGGCCTGGCATGCGCTGGGCGCACGCTATGCCCGGCACGGGTTCGCACCGGCACCGCACGAACCGGCCAGCGCCTGGGCCGCGCGCGTGCTGGCGGCGCGGCCGCACGACGCCGCGCTGGCCACGCTCAGCGCGCGTTTCTCCGACTGGCGCTACGCTCCCCACCCCGCCGGACCGGGGGCCGCACGCGCGCTGGCCCGCGACCTGCACCGGCACCGACCCGCGGAGACGCCCCGATGA
- a CDS encoding Slp family lipoprotein, with protein MNRAHLPAALTVAIACTLLAACATAPTPLQGTFAEVSPDQATTAASTIGTAVRWGGRIVEVTPQPDRTCFQMLSAPLDANGRPSFSGNQAGGRFIACRTGFYDPALFTADREVTFTGRIAATEQVQIGEYDYRLPRVDADVVYLWPERADVQVIRYEPYPWGWGPGWWW; from the coding sequence ATGAATCGCGCCCACCTGCCCGCCGCACTGACCGTGGCGATCGCCTGCACGCTGCTGGCCGCATGCGCCACCGCGCCCACGCCGCTGCAGGGCACCTTCGCCGAAGTGTCGCCCGACCAGGCCACGACGGCGGCGTCCACCATCGGCACCGCGGTGCGCTGGGGCGGGCGCATCGTCGAGGTCACCCCGCAGCCCGACCGCACCTGCTTCCAGATGCTCTCGGCACCGCTGGATGCCAACGGCCGGCCCAGTTTCAGCGGCAACCAGGCCGGCGGCCGCTTCATCGCCTGTCGCACCGGCTTCTACGACCCCGCACTGTTCACCGCCGACCGCGAAGTCACCTTCACCGGGCGGATTGCCGCGACCGAGCAGGTCCAGATCGGCGAGTACGACTACCGCCTGCCGCGGGTGGACGCCGACGTGGTCTACCTGTGGCCCGAGCGCGCCGACGTGCAGGTGATCCGCTACGAGCCGTATCCGTGGGGCTGGGGCCCGGGCTGGTGGTGGTAG
- a CDS encoding histidine triad nucleotide-binding protein: MPTIFHKIIRREIPAEIVHEDEHLIGFRDIAPQAPVHVLFVPKETIPTLDAATPSQAEVIGRLALAAADYARREGFAADGYRIVMNCNDHGGQTVYQMHLHLLAGAPLGRFGTP; this comes from the coding sequence ATGCCCACCATCTTCCACAAGATCATCCGCCGCGAGATTCCCGCCGAGATCGTCCACGAGGACGAGCACCTGATCGGTTTCCGCGACATCGCGCCGCAGGCGCCGGTGCACGTGCTGTTCGTGCCGAAGGAGACGATACCGACGCTGGACGCGGCGACTCCGTCGCAGGCCGAGGTCATCGGCCGGCTGGCGCTGGCGGCGGCCGATTACGCGCGCCGGGAGGGCTTTGCCGCCGACGGCTACCGCATCGTCATGAACTGCAACGACCACGGCGGGCAGACCGTCTACCAGATGCACCTGCATCTGCTGGCGGGCGCGCCGCTCGGGCGCTTCGGTACGCCCTGA
- the recR gene encoding recombination mediator RecR — protein MSALLEQLIDALRVLPGVGQKSAQRMAYHLLERQRDGGRRLSEALEAAMSRIGNCGRCRDFSETPVCPVCASTSRDGHVLCVVETPADRLAIEQATDFRGLYFVLHGRLSPLDGIGPRELGLDGLGTRLAEGEVRELIVATNPTVEGEATAHYLAQLARQHGVRPSRPAHGLPLGGELEYVDRGTLSHAFGSRSDIAG, from the coding sequence ATGTCAGCGCTACTCGAACAACTGATCGACGCCCTGCGGGTGCTGCCGGGCGTGGGCCAGAAGTCGGCGCAGCGCATGGCCTACCACCTGCTCGAGCGCCAGCGCGACGGCGGCCGGCGGCTGTCGGAGGCGCTGGAAGCGGCGATGTCGCGGATCGGCAACTGCGGGCGGTGCCGCGATTTCAGCGAGACCCCGGTGTGTCCGGTCTGCGCCAGCACCTCGCGCGACGGGCACGTGCTGTGCGTGGTGGAGACGCCGGCCGACCGCCTGGCGATCGAGCAGGCCACCGATTTCCGCGGCCTGTATTTCGTGCTGCACGGCCGCCTGAGCCCCCTCGACGGCATCGGTCCGCGTGAACTCGGGCTCGACGGGCTCGGCACGCGGCTGGCGGAGGGCGAGGTGCGCGAGCTGATCGTCGCCACCAACCCGACGGTCGAAGGCGAGGCCACCGCGCATTACCTGGCGCAGCTGGCGCGCCAGCACGGCGTGCGGCCCAGCCGCCCCGCGCACGGGCTGCCGCTGGGCGGCGAACTCGAATACGTCGACCGCGGCACGCTCTCGCACGCATTCGGCAGCCGCAGCGACATCGCCGGCTGA
- a CDS encoding YbaB/EbfC family nucleoid-associated protein, with protein sequence MRGNIAQLMQQAQKMQENMQRAQEELAGLEVTGSAGGGMVSVTLTGRMECRKVRIDPSVITDAEMTEDLVAAAINDAVNKVNTESQARMSAATAGMPVPPGMKLPF encoded by the coding sequence ATGCGTGGAAACATCGCCCAGCTGATGCAGCAGGCCCAGAAGATGCAGGAGAACATGCAGCGCGCACAGGAAGAGCTCGCGGGGCTGGAAGTCACCGGCAGTGCCGGCGGCGGCATGGTCAGCGTCACCCTCACCGGGCGCATGGAGTGCCGCAAGGTGCGCATCGATCCGAGCGTGATCACCGATGCGGAAATGACCGAGGACCTGGTCGCTGCGGCCATCAATGACGCGGTCAACAAGGTCAACACCGAGTCGCAGGCGCGGATGTCCGCCGCCACCGCCGGCATGCCGGTGCCTCCGGGCATGAAGCTGCCGTTCTGA
- the dnaX gene encoding DNA polymerase III subunit gamma/tau: MSYLVLARKWRPKRFAELVGQEHVVRALTNALESGRVHHAFLFTGTRGVGKTTIARIFAKSLNCESGTSSDPCGECETCRSIDAGRFIDLLEIDAASNTGVDDVRELIDNAQYMPSRGRVKVYLIDEVHMLSKSAFNALLKTLEEPPGHVKFLLATTDPQKLPVTVLSRCLQFNLKRLDLAQIEGQIGRILAAEEITFDEGAVRQIARAADGSLRDGLSLLDQAIAYTGGRLEDAGVAAMLGTVDRTRVGALLDALACADGERLLAEVGTLAEFSPDWGSVLDALAEALHRIQVRQLVPGAGVDGEGIDLDALAAAIRPELVQLWYQMALDGRRELQHAPSPRTGFEMSLLRMLAFRPLDGATTDAGDSGSAAPAREQGGAVPTRGGRDAAAAARAALEADEAPRRAAPAASSGIRVPAPPTAAPAAAPVPPRAAVAAAPASPMPGPAIPDEDRAPWATDPREDVRAQPAAPRAVASAAAAVAAAGVVAPARAPLQVDADAWPDLVVGLGLRGPVRELAAHTAFLGYADGVLRLSLPASDDHLQTPLLVGQFAAALAPQLGGTPTIRFEVAAGGETLHERHARERDARQQAAERAFLDDPDVSRMMSQHGARLVPDSIRPVDDR, translated from the coding sequence ATGTCGTATCTCGTCCTCGCCCGCAAGTGGCGCCCCAAGCGTTTCGCCGAACTGGTCGGGCAGGAACACGTGGTCCGCGCGCTCACCAATGCGCTGGAATCCGGGCGCGTGCATCACGCCTTCCTGTTCACCGGCACCCGCGGCGTGGGCAAGACCACCATCGCGCGGATCTTCGCCAAGAGCCTGAACTGCGAGTCGGGCACCTCGTCCGACCCCTGCGGCGAATGCGAAACCTGCCGTTCCATCGACGCCGGCCGCTTCATCGACCTGCTCGAGATCGACGCCGCCAGCAACACCGGTGTCGACGACGTGCGCGAGCTGATCGACAACGCGCAGTACATGCCCTCGCGCGGACGGGTGAAGGTGTACCTCATCGACGAGGTCCACATGCTGTCGAAGTCGGCCTTCAACGCGCTGCTGAAGACGCTCGAGGAACCGCCGGGGCATGTGAAGTTCCTGCTCGCGACCACCGATCCACAGAAGCTGCCGGTGACCGTGCTCTCGCGCTGCCTGCAGTTCAACCTCAAGCGGCTGGACCTGGCGCAGATCGAAGGCCAGATCGGCCGCATCCTCGCCGCCGAGGAGATCACCTTCGACGAGGGCGCGGTGCGCCAGATCGCGCGCGCGGCCGATGGCAGCCTGCGTGACGGGCTGTCGCTGCTCGACCAGGCCATCGCCTACACCGGTGGGCGGCTCGAGGATGCCGGCGTGGCCGCGATGCTGGGCACGGTCGACCGCACCCGCGTCGGCGCGCTGCTGGACGCGCTGGCGTGCGCCGATGGCGAACGGCTGCTGGCCGAGGTCGGCACGCTGGCCGAGTTCTCCCCCGACTGGGGCAGCGTGCTCGATGCGCTGGCCGAGGCGTTGCACCGCATCCAGGTGAGGCAGCTGGTCCCGGGCGCGGGGGTCGACGGCGAGGGCATCGACCTCGACGCGCTGGCCGCGGCGATACGCCCGGAACTCGTGCAGCTCTGGTACCAGATGGCGCTCGACGGCCGCCGCGAACTGCAGCACGCACCAAGCCCGCGTACCGGTTTCGAGATGAGCCTGTTGCGGATGCTGGCATTCCGCCCGCTCGATGGTGCCACGACCGACGCCGGTGATTCCGGCAGCGCCGCGCCTGCGCGCGAACAGGGCGGTGCTGTGCCGACCCGGGGTGGCCGCGACGCCGCGGCTGCCGCACGCGCCGCGCTGGAGGCCGACGAGGCCCCACGGCGCGCGGCTCCGGCGGCAAGCTCCGGGATCCGCGTCCCGGCGCCACCGACTGCTGCGCCCGCGGCAGCGCCGGTCCCGCCGCGCGCTGCCGTGGCTGCGGCGCCCGCTTCACCGATGCCCGGGCCGGCCATCCCCGACGAGGATCGCGCGCCCTGGGCCACCGACCCGCGGGAAGATGTGCGCGCGCAGCCTGCGGCACCCCGTGCGGTCGCCAGCGCTGCCGCGGCCGTCGCCGCCGCTGGCGTTGTCGCGCCCGCGCGCGCGCCGTTGCAGGTCGATGCCGACGCCTGGCCGGACCTGGTCGTGGGTCTCGGCCTGCGCGGACCGGTCCGCGAGCTTGCCGCACATACCGCCTTCCTCGGTTACGCCGATGGCGTGCTGCGCCTGTCGCTGCCCGCCAGCGACGACCACCTGCAGACCCCGCTGCTGGTGGGGCAGTTCGCCGCGGCCCTCGCGCCGCAGCTCGGTGGTACGCCGACCATCCGCTTCGAGGTGGCCGCGGGTGGCGAAACCCTGCACGAGCGCCACGCGCGCGAGCGCGATGCCCGCCAGCAGGCCGCCGAACGCGCGTTCCTCGACGATCCCGACGTCAGTCGGATGATGTCGCAGCACGGCGCACGGCTCGTGCCCGATTCGATCCGCCCGGTCGACGACCGCTGA
- a CDS encoding gluconolaconase yields MGRTLVLAFALLAAMTAAAGELLVGNKSADTVWRLSLEDGARHAEIATGAAPHEIAVAPDGRTAVVTNYGHQAPGNSLTVIGRDAAQVRTFDLGTHARPHGVRYMPDGRRLLVTTEGSGSLLMLDAATGAVERAIDIGDGVGHMVALSRGGDVAYVSKIRAGSVVRIDLATGETLERPAGAGAEGIEVAPDGSVWVTNREADTVTVHDPHSLAIRATLESAGFPIRVAFTADGRHALVTNARAATLSVFDVASHGPVATVALAEAGRDYRQTLLGEAALPIGVIADPRRPRVYVAISGGNEVAVVDTARWDVVDRWSTGNEPDALAIMPPAVD; encoded by the coding sequence ATGGGCAGGACACTGGTTCTGGCGTTTGCGCTGCTGGCGGCGATGACGGCAGCAGCGGGCGAATTGCTGGTCGGCAACAAGTCCGCCGACACCGTGTGGCGGCTCTCGCTCGAGGATGGCGCGCGGCATGCGGAAATCGCCACCGGTGCGGCGCCGCACGAGATCGCGGTGGCGCCGGACGGCCGCACCGCGGTGGTCACCAACTACGGGCACCAGGCACCCGGCAACAGCCTGACCGTGATCGGTCGTGACGCGGCACAGGTGCGCACGTTCGATCTCGGCACGCATGCGCGGCCACACGGGGTGCGCTACATGCCCGACGGGCGCCGCCTGCTGGTGACCACCGAGGGCAGCGGGTCGCTGCTGATGCTGGACGCAGCCACGGGCGCGGTCGAGCGTGCAATCGACATCGGCGATGGCGTCGGCCACATGGTGGCGCTGTCGCGCGGCGGCGACGTGGCCTACGTCAGCAAGATCCGCGCGGGCTCGGTGGTGCGCATCGACCTTGCGACCGGCGAAACGCTCGAGCGTCCCGCAGGCGCGGGCGCGGAAGGCATCGAGGTCGCGCCCGACGGCAGCGTGTGGGTGACCAACCGCGAGGCCGACACGGTCACCGTGCACGACCCGCACTCGCTGGCGATCCGCGCGACGCTCGAAAGCGCCGGCTTCCCGATCCGCGTGGCGTTCACCGCGGACGGCCGGCATGCGCTGGTCACCAACGCCCGTGCGGCGACGCTGTCGGTGTTCGATGTGGCGAGCCATGGGCCCGTGGCGACCGTGGCGCTGGCCGAAGCCGGTCGCGACTACCGGCAGACCCTGCTGGGCGAGGCGGCGCTTCCGATCGGCGTGATCGCGGATCCGCGCCGGCCGCGCGTCTATGTGGCGATCAGCGGCGGCAACGAGGTCGCGGTCGTCGACACCGCCCGCTGGGACGTGGTCGATCGCTGGTCCACCGGCAACGAACCCGATGCACTGGCGATCATGCCGCCGGCCGTTGACTGA
- a CDS encoding molybdenum cofactor biosynthesis protein MoaE translates to MHDTTGFRLSADAIDTSALHAGLEDPAAGACVVFEGRVRNHHGGRAVLGLAYEAYVELAEAEGRRIVTAIRERHGLHRALCVHRVGALAIGDVAVWVGVSASHRDAAFVGCRAIIDAIKQDVPIWKHERYADGDVAWLHPEEGTGGR, encoded by the coding sequence GTGCACGACACCACCGGTTTCCGGCTTTCGGCGGACGCAATCGACACGTCCGCGCTGCATGCCGGGCTGGAGGATCCCGCCGCGGGTGCCTGCGTGGTCTTCGAGGGTCGCGTGCGCAACCACCACGGTGGCCGTGCCGTGCTGGGACTGGCCTACGAGGCGTATGTGGAACTGGCGGAAGCCGAAGGCCGGCGCATCGTCACGGCCATCCGTGAACGCCACGGCCTGCACCGCGCGCTGTGCGTACACCGGGTTGGCGCGCTCGCGATCGGCGACGTCGCGGTCTGGGTCGGCGTATCGGCATCGCATCGTGACGCCGCGTTCGTGGGCTGCCGGGCGATCATCGACGCCATCAAGCAGGATGTCCCGATCTGGAAGCACGAGCGCTACGCGGACGGCGACGTCGCATGGTTGCATCCCGAAGAAGGCACAGGAGGTCGGTGA
- the moaD gene encoding molybdopterin converting factor subunit 1, with protein sequence MTRLTVLYFASLRDAAGTAQETVDTIAADLGTLYEALRARHGFTLSRERLRVAVDGAFARWEDAPRAGTEVAFIPPVSGG encoded by the coding sequence ATGACCCGGTTGACGGTGCTGTACTTCGCCAGCCTGCGTGATGCCGCCGGCACCGCGCAGGAAACCGTCGACACCATCGCGGCGGACCTGGGCACGCTGTACGAGGCGCTCCGCGCCCGCCACGGGTTCACACTGTCGCGCGAACGGCTGCGGGTCGCGGTGGACGGCGCGTTCGCACGCTGGGAAGACGCACCCCGCGCAGGTACCGAGGTCGCGTTCATCCCGCCGGTGAGCGGGGGTTGA
- the moaC gene encoding cyclic pyranopterin monophosphate synthase MoaC, with the protein MVAPRSRSTSRTPAPTLTHVDAEGRPGMVDVSAKPATARSATARCDVRFPAAVATQLRASGLRSAKGAIVDTAVIAGTMAVKRTHELIPFCHPLPIDGIRIAIDWQGERALRIECTVRTVHRTGVEMEALTGATVAALTIYDMCKALSHAIVIGPARLVAKRGGRRDVGAAG; encoded by the coding sequence ATGGTCGCTCCAAGATCCCGCAGCACGTCGCGCACCCCGGCGCCGACGCTCACCCATGTCGACGCCGAGGGACGTCCGGGGATGGTCGATGTGTCGGCCAAGCCGGCGACCGCACGCAGCGCGACCGCGCGCTGCGACGTGCGCTTTCCCGCCGCGGTGGCCACCCAGCTGCGCGCCAGCGGCCTGCGCAGTGCCAAGGGCGCCATCGTCGATACCGCGGTGATCGCCGGCACCATGGCGGTCAAGCGCACCCACGAACTGATCCCGTTCTGCCATCCGCTACCGATCGACGGCATCCGCATCGCGATCGACTGGCAGGGCGAACGCGCGTTGCGCATCGAGTGCACGGTGCGCACCGTGCACCGGACCGGCGTCGAGATGGAGGCGCTCACCGGTGCCACCGTGGCCGCGCTCACGATCTACGACATGTGCAAGGCGCTGTCGCACGCGATCGTCATCGGGCCCGCGCGGCTGGTGGCCAAGCGCGGCGGACGGCGTGACGTGGGAGCGGCCGGATGA
- the moaA gene encoding GTP 3',8-cyclase MoaA, translated as MPQPAPMQPTDRLGRPLHDLRLSVIEACNFRCGYCMPADRVPAGHGFDAAGRMDFDEIETLVRAFARLGLRKLRLTGGEPLLRRDLPLLVARLARIPGIVELALTTNGSLLGRHARALRDAGLHRLTVSLDALEPARFRALSGGRGDVADVLAGIEAAQAAGFERLKLNCVVQRGVNEDQVLLLVERFRRSGHVLRFIEYMDVGTCNGWRKDRVVPSAELRARIHARWPLHALDRHYRGEVAERHAFADGAGEIGFVSSVSAPFCGDCHRARVAADGAFYSCLFAGAGRPLRPLIAQGEDRVVEELMMLWTRRADRYSELRGAAPQAPRQRVEMFLVGG; from the coding sequence ATGCCGCAGCCCGCGCCCATGCAGCCGACCGACCGCCTGGGCCGGCCGCTGCATGATCTGCGGCTGTCGGTGATCGAGGCCTGCAACTTCCGCTGCGGCTACTGCATGCCGGCCGACCGGGTGCCCGCCGGCCACGGCTTCGACGCCGCCGGGCGGATGGATTTCGACGAGATCGAGACACTGGTGCGCGCCTTTGCGCGGCTGGGCCTGCGCAAGCTGCGCCTGACCGGTGGCGAGCCGCTGCTGCGTCGCGACCTCCCGTTGCTGGTGGCGCGACTGGCGCGCATCCCCGGCATCGTGGAGCTCGCCCTGACCACCAACGGCAGCCTGCTCGGGCGCCATGCACGGGCATTGCGTGATGCCGGGCTGCATCGTCTCACCGTCAGCCTGGATGCGCTCGAGCCGGCGCGCTTCCGTGCACTGTCCGGCGGGCGCGGGGATGTCGCCGATGTGCTGGCCGGTATCGAGGCGGCGCAGGCGGCAGGGTTCGAACGACTGAAGCTCAACTGCGTCGTGCAGCGTGGCGTCAACGAAGACCAGGTGCTGCTTCTGGTCGAGCGCTTCCGCCGCAGCGGCCACGTGCTGCGTTTCATCGAGTATATGGATGTCGGCACCTGCAACGGCTGGCGCAAGGACCGCGTGGTGCCGTCGGCGGAACTGCGCGCGCGCATCCACGCACGCTGGCCGTTGCATGCGCTGGACCGGCATTACCGCGGCGAGGTCGCCGAGCGCCATGCGTTTGCCGACGGCGCCGGCGAGATCGGCTTCGTCAGTTCGGTCAGCGCGCCGTTCTGTGGAGATTGCCACCGCGCGCGGGTGGCCGCCGATGGCGCGTTCTACAGCTGCCTGTTCGCGGGTGCCGGTCGCCCGTTGCGGCCGCTGATCGCCCAGGGCGAAGACCGCGTCGTCGAGGAACTGATGATGCTGTGGACACGGCGCGCCGACCGCTACAGCGAACTGCGTGGCGCCGCGCCGCAGGCGCCACGGCAGCGCGTCGAGATGTTCCTGGTCGGCGGCTGA
- a CDS encoding MBL fold metallo-hydrolase: MGWSLRFHGVGNASAIELGSSMATIERDGQPWLTIDCGGEGLSACLAHYGRPPRALFITHTHLDHVAGLERLFVSEYFDVARRGAMPVYVPAPVVPLLHQRVGDYPNVLAEGGANFWDAFRLVPVGNAFWHDGVRLEAFAVRHHWPGTAFGLRLPGSLVWTGDTRPIPELLAHHATEGELIAHDCGLHGNPSHSGIDDLVREYPPDLLARCVLYHYASAADGEALRALGHRVARQGDVLALAGPFPGALVG; the protein is encoded by the coding sequence ATGGGCTGGAGCCTGCGTTTCCACGGGGTCGGCAATGCATCCGCGATCGAGCTCGGCTCGTCGATGGCGACCATCGAACGCGATGGCCAGCCATGGTTGACCATCGATTGCGGCGGCGAGGGGCTGAGCGCATGCCTTGCGCATTACGGCCGCCCGCCGCGCGCGCTGTTCATCACCCACACCCACCTCGACCATGTGGCCGGTCTCGAGCGGCTGTTCGTGTCGGAATATTTCGATGTCGCACGGCGCGGGGCGATGCCGGTGTACGTGCCGGCGCCGGTGGTGCCGCTGCTGCACCAGCGCGTGGGCGATTACCCGAACGTGCTCGCCGAGGGCGGCGCCAATTTCTGGGATGCGTTCCGGCTGGTGCCGGTCGGCAACGCGTTCTGGCATGACGGCGTGCGCCTGGAGGCGTTCGCCGTTCGTCATCATTGGCCCGGCACGGCATTCGGGCTGCGGCTGCCCGGCAGCCTGGTCTGGACCGGCGACACCCGGCCGATTCCCGAGCTGCTGGCGCACCATGCCACGGAGGGCGAGCTGATCGCCCACGACTGCGGCCTGCATGGCAACCCGTCGCACAGCGGGATCGATGATCTGGTGCGCGAGTATCCGCCCGACCTGCTGGCGCGCTGCGTGCTCTACCACTATGCAAGCGCCGCCGATGGCGAGGCGTTGCGCGCGCTGGGCCATCGCGTGGCCCGCCAGGGCGACGTGCTGGCACTGGCCGGCCCGTTCCCCGGAGCGCTGGTCGGGTGA
- a CDS encoding 3-deoxy-D-manno-octulosonic acid kinase yields MVRFDANEDLVPFEDAAGGRGAILGDSGWIREAEPGWFDPAWWGERARPVDSGGRGGAWFVRGPFGDAVLRLYLRGGLAAQFSRDRYWWRSAAATRSFAEFRLTRDLRLQSLPAPEPIAARYVRRGPTYRAAILVRRIDGVRSLADRMAVAGADAPWEETGRLVAKFHRAGLDHADLNAHNVLFDATGQGWLIDFDRGRIRVPETRWRARNLARLERSLLKLRGERTETDVRADFARLRAAYDARWATGV; encoded by the coding sequence ATGGTGCGATTCGATGCGAACGAGGACCTGGTTCCGTTCGAGGACGCTGCCGGCGGGCGTGGCGCGATCCTCGGTGATTCCGGGTGGATCCGCGAGGCCGAGCCCGGCTGGTTCGACCCCGCGTGGTGGGGTGAACGCGCGCGCCCGGTCGACAGTGGCGGGCGCGGCGGTGCGTGGTTCGTGCGCGGTCCGTTCGGCGACGCGGTGTTGCGGCTGTACCTGCGGGGCGGGCTGGCTGCGCAGTTCAGCCGCGACCGCTACTGGTGGCGCAGTGCCGCGGCCACGCGCAGCTTCGCGGAGTTCCGCCTGACACGCGACCTGCGGCTGCAGTCGCTGCCGGCGCCGGAGCCGATCGCCGCGCGCTATGTGCGCCGTGGCCCGACCTATCGCGCGGCGATCCTGGTGCGGCGGATCGACGGCGTGCGTTCGCTGGCCGACCGCATGGCGGTCGCCGGCGCCGATGCACCGTGGGAAGAAACCGGGCGGCTGGTTGCGAAGTTCCATCGCGCAGGGCTCGACCACGCCGACCTCAACGCCCACAACGTGCTGTTCGATGCCACCGGACAGGGCTGGCTGATCGACTTCGACCGCGGAAGGATCCGCGTGCCGGAAACGCGCTGGCGCGCGCGCAACCTCGCACGCCTTGAGCGTTCCCTGCTCAAGCTGCGCGGCGAGCGCACGGAGACCGACGTGCGGGCCGACTTCGCGCGGCTGCGGGCCGCCTACGACGCCCGTTGGGCGACGGGTGTGTGA